The following coding sequences lie in one Nitrospiraceae bacterium genomic window:
- a CDS encoding DUF177 domain-containing protein: MKITISEIPAEGLEFDINEKLELDDVKLLSPVTGRLSIKKMGGELVIHGNAETKAELECSRCLKHYTAHIEADIDAVYHPLRELSVEGIHEVREDELDLDFYRGDELDVLDLINEQVFLNTPMKSLCDEACKGICQICGKDLNTESCNCAVSKADPRLEVLKKLLPEESKE, encoded by the coding sequence ATGAAGATAACAATATCAGAGATTCCTGCTGAGGGTCTTGAATTTGATATTAATGAAAAACTGGAATTGGATGATGTAAAGCTTTTATCGCCCGTGACTGGAAGGCTCAGCATAAAAAAAATGGGTGGGGAGCTTGTCATACATGGGAATGCGGAGACCAAGGCAGAACTTGAATGCAGCCGATGTCTCAAGCATTATACAGCACATATAGAAGCTGATATTGATGCAGTGTATCATCCTCTGAGGGAACTTTCAGTTGAGGGCATTCATGAGGTAAGAGAGGATGAACTCGACTTGGATTTTTATAGAGGTGATGAACTGGATGTGCTTGATCTTATAAATGAACAGGTATTCCTTAATACGCCTATGAAATCGCTCTGCGATGAGGCTTGTAAGGGAATATGTCAGATATGCGGTAAAGACCTTAATACTGAGAGCTGTAATTGTGCAGTGAGTAAAGCTGATCCCAGGCTTGAGGTTTTGAAAAAATTGCTTCCTGAGGAAAGCAAAGAGTAA
- the rpmF gene encoding 50S ribosomal protein L32, whose translation MANPTHRHTRTRRDKRRANWKGQMPNMSQCPECHELKLSHRVCTNCGSYNGKKVLEIVEKEA comes from the coding sequence ATGGCAAATCCTACGCACAGACATACAAGGACAAGAAGAGACAAACGCAGGGCTAACTGGAAAGGGCAGATGCCTAATATGAGTCAGTGTCCAGAATGTCATGAATTAAAACTTTCACATCGTGTTTGCACAAATTGCGGTTCTTACAACGGCAAAAAGGTTCTTGAGATAGTCGAAAAAGAAGCATGA
- the plsX gene encoding phosphate acyltransferase PlsX, with protein sequence MKIALDAMGGDHAPAVNVEGAVEILTEQDDLEVMLFGDEHLLKNELKDKDYPAGRIHIRHTSQVVGMHESPVVALRKKKDSSIRRAVDALKDHEADGFVSAGNSGVVMATAFYVLGKSKGVDRPAIAAIVPTINKPFVLIDAGANVDCNAENLLQFAMMGSFYASAVLGRHNPKVAMLSIGEEDTKGNELTKEAFSMLKNSDLNFIGNTEGKDVFMGNADVVVCDGFIGNIVLKTTEGLAEAMLKMLKREIAGVSTGKVGYLLMKPALRNFKKKTDYAEYGGAPLLGINGTCIISHGRSTARAIKNAIKVAAEFSRKKGHKVISEEIRSFNARRKTAAAS encoded by the coding sequence ATGAAAATTGCCCTTGATGCAATGGGCGGTGATCACGCGCCTGCTGTTAATGTCGAAGGTGCAGTCGAGATATTGACAGAACAAGACGACCTTGAGGTAATGCTTTTTGGCGATGAACACCTGCTTAAAAATGAACTGAAAGATAAGGATTATCCTGCCGGACGGATACACATCAGACATACATCGCAGGTGGTCGGGATGCATGAGTCTCCTGTTGTTGCGCTGAGGAAGAAGAAGGATTCTTCCATCAGGCGCGCTGTTGATGCATTAAAAGACCATGAGGCTGATGGATTTGTAAGCGCTGGAAATTCAGGCGTTGTAATGGCAACAGCTTTTTATGTCCTGGGCAAATCAAAGGGAGTTGATAGGCCAGCAATTGCGGCAATAGTGCCTACAATAAACAAACCGTTTGTTCTGATTGATGCTGGTGCAAATGTTGACTGTAATGCAGAGAATCTTCTTCAGTTTGCAATGATGGGAAGTTTTTATGCAAGCGCAGTGCTTGGAAGGCATAATCCCAAGGTTGCTATGCTCAGCATCGGAGAAGAAGATACAAAAGGTAATGAGCTTACAAAAGAAGCCTTCAGCATGCTTAAGAATTCAGATCTTAATTTTATCGGAAACACAGAAGGAAAAGATGTTTTCATGGGCAATGCAGATGTTGTTGTATGCGACGGATTTATAGGCAATATTGTCCTGAAGACCACGGAGGGACTTGCCGAGGCAATGTTGAAGATGCTTAAAAGAGAGATTGCAGGTGTTTCAACCGGAAAAGTAGGATACCTTTTAATGAAACCTGCTTTGAGAAATTTTAAAAAGAAGACTGATTATGCAGAGTACGGCGGAGCGCCATTACTGGGAATAAACGGGACATGCATAATAAGCCATGGAAGGTCTACTGCACGCGCAATAAAAAATGCAATCAAGGTTGCAGCGGAATTTTCAAGAAAAAAAGGACATAAAGTTATTTCTGAAGAGATAAGGAGCTTTAATGCAAGAAGGAAAACAGCAGCTGCGAGCTAG